A segment of the Mauremys mutica isolate MM-2020 ecotype Southern chromosome 7, ASM2049712v1, whole genome shotgun sequence genome:
ATGCTGTTTGCTAAGATGCAGCTCTGTTTGTTCCTGCCCTGCTTCCTTGCCAAGGAATGGCTATGTGATGGCCACCTGGCTAGGGGTGTCAgttttgtcctttgtctttgagaaacaggcTTGTCTAGCAAACACGTGATTTCAGCGTACGTTTGTGACTTTACATGTAATGTCgctacacacatttcaccatgatatcactgaccagcaagttattcgttttcaaatgatgcctcacacggcatattttgtacaaagattattccAGTGGTGTGGACGGTGTGAATACAGGGCTGCATTCTGGCTCCCCGGCCTGCCACCAGTGGTCAGTGTCCAGGTTTGATGCAAGGAGCATTTTCGGTGAGTCTCTTTAATAAGAGAGAGCTGACGAGCCGCGGGGTTCTTGTAAccaccattctctctctctggttgtgGCCTTTATCCTGGTTCCAGCTCCCGCTGgggttgctgccttcagagcaggaggTGGGCCCTGCACAGCATGGTAATGCTGTGTGCCGGGATGGGGGGGTGCGCCCGTGCAAACACCGTGGCTTCTGAAATCTGGTGTGGGTTGGAACTACTCAGTGAGGAGGTGCACAAGGGCAACTGTGCTGGGGAGTGAACTGAGGCCCACTAGAGCCAAAAGCATGAGTGGCAGGGCCCTAGCAGACTCCTAGCTGCTGCGGCTTGGCCCAGAGGAAGCCTAGAGCACACCCGGCCCAGTGGAGAGAAGGCCTGGAGGGAGCTGCACTGCAGTgattgagcccccccccccccaaggatgAAGGACATCTCCCCTCATCTGAGGCTCCTGGGGTTCCCCCCCATACACAATCCCCTGCCctaacctgccccagccctgccaccagtTCTGGAAGGGGGAAGCAAGCTGCTCCGCATGCTGGCAGTCAgaccccaccccaagccctgttGTAACTAGGCGCCCCAGGCAGGAAGCAGAGCCGTTTCCCTGGCTGCACTCCTCAAACACGGGGCTGCCTGGCGGCCAGGTCAGGAGCCAGGCGCACCCCCCTAGCGTGCTGCACATGCTCCTGATAAGGCAGCTGCGTTCTCCCTCTTATCTGCTGgctcacttgcccccccccccccatcacacaCAGGCATCTGTACAGTCCCAGCGCCCGGTCATGCGCCAGCCCTCACCACCCAGGGAGGCTGAGCCCAGGCAATCACAGATGGTGACTGGGAAGAGACCCCCGTTCCCAAGAGGGTTGGGACAGTaagtgtgcagtgtgtgtgtgtgtggggggggtaatgGCCATAATGCCTCCCTGCGCACAAAAGCCTCACACAGATGATGCCGCCAGCAGAGAAGGGGTTAAACTGAAACACCATCCCCTCCCTACCCCTGAGCAACAGCAGCTGCACCAGGAAAAAAGGGAGCTGACCAGGACCACCCCCAAACCACTCCAGCTCCCTTTGGGCTCTGGGAAGCTGGGCATAGATCCTCAGAGCTATTTAGGCactgaactcccattgatttcaatggggaatCTAGGGCCTAAATCCATGTGGGAGTTAGATGGGGGCCTAGAGCTCtctgaggagcagggcctcggTTCCCCCCCAGAGAGCGGAGAATGGCTGCTGCTTGCACAGCCCTTGTGCGGGGGTGTCGCACGCCATGGGGGGTCCTCTCCTTTTGAATGGTAATTACGGGCAGAACAATGCAGCCTGCCCGACAGCTCTCCAAGGCAGCGGGGCGGCTGTGCCACTCCAGCAGCCTTTTTACCCAGGTTGGCAGCCACTCCACTCTCGTCAAgtgcccccatccccacagctggGGGGTCGAGGCCCACTCCAGTCTAGAGCAATGAGCAGCTGGGTTTCCAAGCCGGGTTGCTTTGGAAACCGGCCCCAGGGGGCTTCACAACCTCTGTTGCGTtactctctcctccccttccatTTGCATAATTTTGTTGCTATTTAATTAATTAAGGCAGCTGCAGTAGTGTGGGTCTGATTGCCCTAGAAAGCTCTTTGTCTGACAGGTTTAAAGAGATTGGCTTCAAAAGCACTGCTGATAGGGTGCCCTTGAAGGGGACCTTGGGGTATCCCAGCCAAGACTCCATGGGGGATTTGGGGAGTCCTGCCAATATTCTGCCAGGGGATTCCAGCTCATACCCTACAGAGAATGGTCTCAAGGGGATTCCAGCTGATTGGGTCTCTGGAGGGGCTTTCCAGGCCATCCTGATCGGGGGGGGACCTCGTCTTTGATTTGACACATGGGCTGACAGATCTAAACTTCTGGACGCTGACAGACTGAATGGGCAAAGGGACAGACCCATGAGTCTGCTCTGCCCAAGGCCAGCATCCTGCCTTGGCCTGGGCTTTGCAATGACTCCAGTGTGTCTCGCCAGCTGGGATCGCTCCCTCAGACTCCCGGTCAGCCCCTTGAGTGGGCTTGCTGCTACTCCTCTTCTCTCAGTGAGCCCATTCCTGCCCATCCATGCGTAAGTAGCTCACAGAACCTCATCCTAAGGAAGGCTGAAGGAGCCAGTAATGGggggcctgtccctttaagggtGGGAGGCCTGCAGCTGGTCAGCCCAACACTGTTAGACCTGCCTGTCACATCAGAAGAACCAGCTGGGTAAGGAGGAGCTGAGTCTATAAAGAGCAACAGGACCCTGCAGAGAGGGGGATGTACAGGGAGAAACAAGTAGAGGCACCTGCAAAGGCAGGGGACAGTTGAAGGGAGGGACCAGGTTACAGCTAGGAATCCTGTGTCTTTAGGGAAAAGGCTCTAAGCTGGGAAATTTACCTGGGAGGCCACAGTGGGACAGACTGGGAAGATGGACTTGGGGTAGAGTTGAGAACTTTATTTTGGGACTGATATGTAATGGTAATAAATTCAGCTCTGAGTAGAGATGGTGCTGACCCAAATAAGAGGAGCTGTGATAATCTGAGCTGAAgacaagggaaactgaggcaggctgccGGCAGGGGGACCTCAGGCCAAGATGGGGTGCTACCCATTCACACCTCCAGCTCCTATCATTCTTCTGCACTACAATTCCCAGAGAGCTTTAGTTCTGAGTTGAACTGGTCCTGTACCAGCATTGGCAAGCCCAAGTATTACAAACAATCATGAGCCAGCCctcaacaaacaaaaaccaaatgaACAAATGtgggattggcttaaaaatcatgaatatTTTTTGGTAAAGTTTGGGTTCTTTCTAGTCCCTTTCTGGGTCGAGGTCTCGAGCTTTTCTCCATTATCAGAAAAGCCAGACacttactttaatttttaaatgtgaagGGATAGTCTCCCAGAAGTGAAGGACTCCAGGagttggagctttaagaaaaataccaataAGTGTGAGAGTTGCCGATTCTGCTGTGGCCTGCTTGGGAGAAACCCTTTGTGGCTGGATGGAAACCTTTCCAAATGATGCGACGGCCACCTCGGAGCTGCTCACTGCATCGTGAGGGGACGGTGAGTAACAGCTGCGCACACAACATGGTGCTAATTGAGCTGTTATCTTTGCGTCAATCTCTAGTCAGCACTTTAATGCAGGCAGGATACATCTCCCAGTGTGGACTTtcccctgccccatgccagcCTTTCCCTGGAGCTGTTCATGTGAGTCATCCTTTAACCTGCAAGGTCTCTCACTGGAGAGTCACCAAACCATTCCCTTTATTCTAGGTCTGAATGGATGGCAGACCTTTCACTTTGGATCCGAAGGAGCCCACTAAACCCCACCAGAGTCCTGAGTTCACAAGGCTTGTCTCTTTATTAAACTGCTGATAAGTtacaaagaaggaaaaaatagAGAATTCTATGTACAGCATTTTCCAAGACAGCTGGGCTAGGTGGGCAGGGGAAGCTTTttgagggggctgctgggggagacGTTCACCATCGTGGAGGGTGGGCTGGAGACAGCTCACTGCACAGTTGGTGGGATCTCTGTTGGGAGAGGCAGGGATAGGGGATGATTCCTTTGTTGTGGAGGCAGAACTTCAGGAGAtgccaggccagatcctcagtgggtgtttgacttcagtggagggaTACTAATGTACCTCGGCTGGGATCAGGCCCCTAGACTCCTTGGCTCTCTGCTGTTGATCACCAGGATTTGGCAGTGGGGACTACAGGCTGTTTGGATCATGGTGTTTCTAAAGTGGGAACCAGGGTCTCAGACACCCAGGACAGCGCATGTTCAGTGCCGGGTGAACACAGCTGATTGCTAAGGAACAGTCTCGCTGTGCAGTTACTTGACCCTATGCTCCCACTCCTGACTCAGTCAGTTTGTTAGCACCCTGTAATCCCTTGTTCAGAGTCACCAGTCTCTCTGCTGGTTCGACACACACAGCCTGGCTGGATGCTTCATGATGCACCTGCTCCACCACGGAGTACGTCTAAGAATGAAACAGCCCAATCCTGCCTCCTCCGATCCCCCTAGCAGGAAAGCATTTGAGTGAGGAAGGCCTGGCTCTCTCTCCCCTGGTCTGATCTGTTAGgataactgggggaggggagggactttATTTAGGGCTGTTAGTCTGGTTTCCCTCTCCCAACCCCAGGCTCCACCCATGAGGAAGGCACTGGATGCACCTCCAAGGGTGCAACTTCCCATCAAGGCAGAGACTGTGGgtatcatccatccatccatccaggtcTGGGTAAGAGCCCTGGTAATGGACACTTGGGAGGGCAGAACTTGGGAGCTTCctccaaggagaaagcagagccagGAGTTACTCCATGGAACcactgggggaaggggcaaaACACAGGAAGCTTTGACTGGTGTCTCCATCCAATCACGACTGACTCCAACAGCCAATGAGTCCTTGGAACAAATGAGCCCATGCATTAGCTGCCAGAGCTGGGGTTCTGCCCCAGGGATAGGCCAGGAGCGTTCCTGATTAGCCACTATCAGTTTCCCAGAGCTGTAGTTACTGTAGCAGCAAATAAGTCACAAGGCTAGCCCAATATATACCCGACCATGCCCCTGCCCAGAGTCACAGGAACCTGTGGGGGGGTCTCCCCTGTCCCAGCAGAGAAGAGGGGCAGGCGCTGTGATATTCTGAGCATTTGCCTTGAATTCCCTTCAGGCCAGGTACCTTTCTGCTGGAGGATAGCCCTCCAAACCTGACCCAGCCTGTTGCCTGGTTCTCAGCAGGGctctgtgtgtggaggggaggccagggctcggggctgaGTTTCCAGCTTGGTGCAAGTCTAGGTACTTGGAGATCATAAAAGCGCCGACTCCTGGGCAGAGTGTGACCGATTCCAGTTCTGTCcttcccagcagcccccagccaTCCGGCGGCAGCACGGCGTGGGCCTTGAGCTATGCTCAACCTGGCCTCTAGCCTCGCCCTGTCGCCCACCCGCCCAGGGTGAGCgcggccagcactgcgctgtcagGTGAGGGTGCCCTTCAACTccaagggctgggggggatgggaactTCCCCTACAAATTACAGCACTAAAGCTAATGGGGACAGAGCCAGCCCCTCCAGGAGTGGAGAAGTGGGGGACGAAGGGGGGTGCAAGGCTGAGACACGCCCCCCCATCGTCCAGAGAAGACGCACCAGGGATGGCAGGGCTCCAGGctgccctcccccctcctccacgTTCCCTAACTCTCCGTCCATCCCCACGTATGGCTCGGGATGCCCCAGCATGGGGTGGCGCTGGCTCAGGTGCCTGCCTTGGAGTGGTGCTGTTGGTGTCCCACAAACTGGGGGGGTGGCATCCTGTGGTCTCCCCCTTCCTCTCTGGCCtgccaccttcccacccacccgcCTCAGTACGGGGAGAACTTCTGCCGCTCTGCTTTCTTGGCGCCGTTGGCTGTGGAGATCTTGGTCGTGTAGGTGGCGAGGCTGCCGTTGTGCCCCGCAGCCGAGGAAGGGGGCAGCGTCAGGAAGGGGACGGGCTTGAGGCCGATGAAGTTGGACAGGGAGATGGCATAAGGGCCGCCCAGcaaggtgggagggggtgcggctACCGCTGTCAGCGTGGAGCCCGGCGATGGATTGAGGGACTGGGAGAAGGTCATGCTGAGGTCAAcggggctggagatggggggcaTCTGGGAGGTAGATTTGGCTGTCTCTAAACTGGAGGAAcaaggagggagagaggcagtGAGACGCACACAGAGTGGGGCTGGAAGGAAGGGTGCGGTAATACCCTCATGCATGTAATACCAACCCCCTGAAGTGGGGATTGAACCCTTCACCTCTGGCTAAACGAATGGGCTTCTGCCAACCTGAAAAACCAGGTGCCTGATCGTTCAGAGGCAGTAGCTGACTCATAAACTCGTATACACCGGTTAGCCACTAGAGAGCGACAGAGAACCATGCCATGTAATGGTGGGTTACACACACAGCTACATGTGGAGTTTGCCGGATTGATTTAGGGATTTTAAACTGAGTTAGTTAAACCAGTGCCAAAATTTGTGCAGATGCCCttaatgcagtttaatttaaGCTGATTAGGAACTgatttaaactaaaccaaaataaacTGCTTTTAAGCCAAACTAAGAGCATCCACAGAGGGGTTTTCACAAGCttaactaaactggtttaatGAAACCGGTGCAAACTTGTGTGGAGATGAGGCCATAGGCCCTTCTGTCCTGAAGGCTCCCAGCACAGTTTGCATTACAGGGCTGTATCTGCACCAGAGGCTTTTTGCGAGATCTCTCACCAATGCAGATGCCGGACGTATAAGCGTAGGCagggcacaggggcggctccagaccccagcatgccaagcgcgtgcttggggcggcatgccgtggggggtgctctgccgggcggcaggcagctccggtggacctcccacaggcgtgcctgcagagggtccgctggtcccgcggctccggtggagcatccgcaggcatacctgcgggaggtccaccagagccgcaggaccagcggaccctccgcaggcacgtccgcgggaccggcgaccgacagagcgccccccccccccacggcgtgccgccgtgcttggggcggcgaaatggctagagccgcccctggcagggcACCAGTGTTTATACCTGATCTGAGCAGGTCTAGAGGGATCCCTCGCCTTCCCTGAAAGGCAGATGCTGCACAAGCAGTGCTATGCAGCACTCCGTGCCTAGGAGTGGGAGTGCAGAGCAGTTTCTGCGGCTGGCTCTGCAGGGGAAGTGTTTGGGAGGCAGAAGGGAATGCCCATGTTGTGATTTGGCCAGACGTGGGATCTTCCAAGCGTCAGGGCTCAGTTTCACATCTCTTCTGAAAGGCGGCAAGAACTggggctggtcagaaattttccatcaaaatacctaccagggaggctgtggtgcatcatgggagatgtagtctggccagaGAGCCTGGCCTAGAGAGGCAAACGGGAGCATGAGGCATGTGAACTACAGCTCCCTTGAGACACTGCTGCGCATTTCTGagtcagtggggggtgggggaacccaTTTTTCATCCCGCTCTAAGACGGGCTGGAGAAAGGTTGGGATGAAAGAACTGCTGGTCCCTAAGGCTCAGGGTGCATTGGTCTTTGACACTCCAGTCTTTGTGCATGTGACAAACACCCTTGCCAGTCTGACTGGAAGACGCCCATCGTATAAGCAGGCAGAGTGTTGGGACACTGCATAGATTGTGGAAGAGGtggccactccctgccccccagtctCACTGAGATCCCAGCTCAAGGAGAAGGCGTGACACAGAAATTTGCTTCTGCTGCCCTGCAGACCAGGGTATGGGCtgctgcttcccctgcccccacccccagtggggGTGCTGGCCCTTACCAGGCTGTGATGAGGTACTGGGCAAGAGTGATACTGACTGGGGTCCCCGTGATGGTCACATGGCGCTCACTGGAGCCCTCGCTCTGGTTCCCGATTTTGATGTGCGCTCCAGACATCTGCCGGATCTCGCTGATCTTGCTGCCCTGGCGGCCAATGATGCAGCCAATCagctggggaggagcagagaggggtTAATTTgcgggggctggggtggaagCAGCAGTGCTGGACAGAGCGGCACCAGGAGAAGGAGCTGGAGTGCCCTTCGATAGCATGACACAGGAGCTGCTCTGCTCGGCCACGTTGTTTGGAGTGTTTCAGGAGTAGGGGGAGTTGCTTTCTTAGCACCCCACCCACTCCCACCTGCTCAGCAGCtgtgcctgcccctccccatcgCAGGGCAGTGCCCAGTGAGGCCCCGCAGGCATGGGCCTAATGAGAGGAGGAGGTAGGGTCTCCCCCAAACCCAGAATCTAGCACTGAGCATGGGACgctgctcccccagtggctaGGCCCCAATGCCCCTGATCATGGAATAGGTTGCCCCTTGACTGCCCAACCTTAACGTCCTGCATGGCTCCCATCCCCCACGTCCACTCAGCGCTGCCCCCATGGGTGTAGTTCCATGTTCTCACCAACATGGGTCAGCAGCGAGTCTTTGATGCTGCACTTTGTCTCTTTTTAAAAGGCCCGAGGCAGTGGCAGGGGTGTGATGACtttagggggtggggtgcagaaaGGTCAGCACTGCCCTTGCGCCTCTCCCCCGCTTCCTACCAGCTGTAACAGAGGCGGCTCTGTGCTTGGCAGCCTGCGCTGGCGGCTGGAGAGCAGCCCTGGGGCACCGGTGCCTGGAATGAGGCTGCGAGGGTGGGTGTGGGTAGTTCTGGCTCATTCCTCTCTGCTGGTGACGtttccccctggccccagctctgccctctggGCTGCGCTCCTGAAAAGCAGGACCGTGGGCACAACTAAGGCTAGGCTGACCaatggggagggggctcagggagtgGGTAGcccttttgctgctgctgctacacctttgtgtcagggggcggggcctccgtAGTGACGGCTGAAGCCTGACtagatgggtggggtggggaggcccTGGTGTCCAAAACTGGGACACTGGCTCTTTAAGCTGAGATTTGATCATGAGGGTAAGGCAACAGTGGGGCTTTGCCAGGGTCCCTGCCACACGGAGCCCATGCCTCGATCCAGATATCTCTGCTGCATGGAGCAGGGGGAGGCTGGATCTGGGATTTGCCTTTGCCCCACTCCAATGCCGGGGGCCAGCAGCAGAGTCTGGTCCCCAAGCTCCCAATGTTCGTGGAGGGGGATTTTTGGGAGCTGGGGTGGGTTGGGGCCGTTCTCCTCTGCACTTTGCCCCCTCTGGCAGTAAAGGCTCCCTGCTGAGGCTCCAGGGCAGGCATAGCACTGGTGGGAATGGGAGGAGGCTCTCGCAGGACAGCAACAGCAACTTACGTCATTGGGCACCAGGAACTCCTGTGAGCTGCTCTGGGGGCTGACATCCAGGCCTGGccggagagggagagaaaaggcAACATTTCTGGGGCTCTGCTAGTGattcccctgcctccctcccctccgtgctctgcccctgcTAAAGGCCACTGGGCTCCAGGCACAGGGAATATCTTTTCCTGGGGCTTGTCCATACCCAGCTGGTTGGGGGCGGGGTTGGCCAAACATCCCAGACacccctccctgctgcaccctgcccgGAGGGTGCTGAGCACCAAGGATTGGAGGTGTTAGGGAGAGTCTAGTGGAGTTGGAGGGTTTCCccgcagggctctgggctgctggctggCTCCCTCTTCCCTCCAGCTGTCTTGGGAGCAGCAAGCTGTGATCAGATGAGGGCAGCAGCCATGGATCCTCTCCCAGCACACCCAACCCCCGCCATCCTCCGGAGACATGGTCCCAGATCTCCCCATGCTGGGAGGGGTGGAGCCACTGCACATCTGGGGCTTTGACAAACAGATTTTGTTTCATGACGTCTATTTGGTTCTGTAGAATTGGGCCCCTCTCCTTGCCTGGGCCTGGCATAGCCCGTGTTCATCAATGCCACCGCAGGGGTAGGCAAAGCGGATGCCCCTGCTCGCCCGCAGAGGATTTTGATGATGTGTGTGCCCTCCATGAGCAGATCACCTGCTGGGGAGGCAGGTTGGGGCGGGGCTGGTTTTCTTACCTGGGACCAGGGAGGGTGCCTGGCCCAGAGAGGTGAAGGCAACGGGATGCCCAGAGAGTTGCTGCAATTTCGTCACCTGCTCCCAGGGAAGAAATTAGGGAAATAAATGCAAGAGCTACATCTAAAGAGTAGTCGGGTCACCCACCATCCAGCCCTTTGGCTGCCAGCTGGTTGGAACCACAATGGGTGGGTGGGACAGCAGAACCCCCTGGGAAAAGGGCTTTTCATAGTAAGAGCAGCCACTAGCCCTGTCTGTGACCATGGCCACAGGCCACCTCGTGTTCAGAGCTGCACGAGGTTCCACCAGGCAACTCTGCCATGCCTATGCGGGCTGGCCCTGAGCTGCAGGCCTACAGAGACGTGCTCCCAGTGGTGGACGGGCCTAGCACAGCTGGCAGCAGAAGCAGTAGGCCCCTGGTTCATGGCAGGTGGAGTtggctgcagggagaggaggacATGGATATCTCCCTGCAGGGTGGCTCCAGGAGTGAGGGGCTCCCGTGCTGTGTCTGCTGCGTGGGCCTGACCTGGGGAAGGAAGTGATGGGGGAGGACCAGGCACGGAAACTCGACATGGAAACATGCCCCAGAGATGAGAGCTGTGCTGGGAAGACAAGAGAGATGGAGGGATGCGCAAAGGGCCAAATTTGCCCCTGGGGTAATTGGGACCAGCACACCAGGGCTGGATTTGGTGCACTGATGgccaggggcggggtggggggtggggaggcttgcATCTCCCAGCTTATATTTCCTCCCTGATAAGGGTGTGGTGCATCCACGTTCAGCAGGGCCTTGCGAAGGCCGGCTCTTGCCGCCGGCTCTGCTGCCGTGGAATAGGACAATGCTGCAGCTCAGTTCAAGGGCGTATGGGAGGAGACGGGTCCCTTGGGATCTCCTGGCACTGCGGAACTGAGATTGAGCCCCCCTGCGCCGAGGAGGCAAAGCCGGACTCACCTCGGCTTGAGGCCCCCCGCTGTACTGGCCCTGCATGGAAAAGCCCTGGGGACGAAGGAAAACGGAGGAACATCAGTGAGGCGGCCGGCCAGGACTGGGGCACCGGGGGTTGTTCTGTGGTTGCTAATAGTGGGGTATGAGAatgttccccctcctccagctcccaaaCTGGAGCGTTCCTTGctagccagccccagccccgtttAAAGGCCAGTGAGATCGGGAGCCCCTGGTAACTAACGCTGCAGAGGGCTCACAAGGAGAGATGTCTGAGAAGGGCAGAGCTTCAGGTAACGTGGTGCCTCCTTAATAATAAACAGGAAGAGAGGAAGGCGGTTGCCTGGGTGTCAGGGGATCTCCTTGGTGCAGAGCTGAGGGAATCCTGGGTGTTTTTGTTGGGAAGTTCCCTCCCTTCCAGCTGCCCCTTAcctggctggccgagaggagagCCGTCCCCAGGGAAAGGCAGGGATGGTAGGGAATGGTGGCCCCTTTTGGCGGCGACTGAGGAGGGGAAAGCAGAGGAGAAATCAGCAATTCTTCCAGGGAGACCAACCCCCTTTCCCATCCCCATGCCCAGCCTGGCAGCTGGCTACATGCTGTAGCCTTGCCTGCTGCGGGGGCCCTGCCCTTGGGCTGGGAAACGGCCCGTGGCACTGAAGTCGGTGGAAGGCGAGAGGCTGGCTGGCTCGTGCGTTGGTGCAGTGTGGTGTGTGCCCATAGCCTTGTGTTCAGTGGCAGCTAGGGCCACATCGTCTCATGGCATCAGGGTGGTAACTGGGGAGAGAGAGGCTACAAAGCAGGGTGACCAGCCTTTCAAGGGACACTTCCAGCGGGGGCTGGGCTGTCGCATCTCCTTCAGCCTCGGCTGGCAGGACATTAAAACCACCCCAGAACGTCTTGGCTCTGACCCAGCCTTGCCCTGGCAGATGGTAGACGTGGATGCAGTGGGGGGTGGC
Coding sequences within it:
- the PCBP4 gene encoding poly(rC)-binding protein 4 isoform X1, yielding MHSYTMASPDRMSGSDTGLEEPELSITLTLRMLMHGKEVGSIIGKKGETVKRIREQSSARITISEGSCPERITTITGSTDAVFRAVSMIAFKLEEDLGTGAANGGAVSKPPVTLRLVIPASQCGSLIGKAGAKIKEIRETTGAQVQVAGDLLPNSTERAVTVSGVPDAIIQCVRQICAVILESPPKGATIPYHPCLSLGTALLSASQGFSMQGQYSGGPQAEVTKLQQLSGHPVAFTSLGQAPSLVPGLDVSPQSSSQEFLVPNDLIGCIIGRQGSKISEIRQMSGAHIKIGNQSEGSSERHVTITGTPVSITLAQYLITACLETAKSTSQMPPISSPVDLSMTFSQSLNPSPGSTLTAVAAPPPTLLGGPYAISLSNFIGLKPVPFLTLPPSSAAGHNGSLATYTTKISTANGAKKAERQKFSPY
- the PCBP4 gene encoding poly(rC)-binding protein 4 isoform X2 — its product is MHSYTMASPDRMSGSDTGLEEPELSITLTLRMLMHGKEVGSIIGKKGETVKRIREQSSARITISEGSCPERITTITGSTDAVFRAVSMIAFKLEEDLGTGAANGGAVSKPPVTLRLVIPASQCGSLIGKAGAKIKEIRETTGAQVQVAGDLLPNSTERAVTVSGVPDAIIQCVRQICAVILESPPKGATIPYHPCLSLGTALLSASQGFSMQGQYSGGPQAEVTKLQQLSGHPVAFTSLGQAPSLVPGLDVSPQSSSQEFLVPNDGSKISEIRQMSGAHIKIGNQSEGSSERHVTITGTPVSITLAQYLITACLETAKSTSQMPPISSPVDLSMTFSQSLNPSPGSTLTAVAAPPPTLLGGPYAISLSNFIGLKPVPFLTLPPSSAAGHNGSLATYTTKISTANGAKKAERQKFSPY